A genome region from Mycolicibacterium litorale includes the following:
- a CDS encoding DNA polymerase domain-containing protein, whose amino-acid sequence MSAGESRAGVDLTNLDQPLSPDAGATKRDLVDYLDAVADRILPGLAGRPLTVLRVLRGQQPFMQKNAPKYTPDWVKTVAIWAESSHREVRYPLCDDRRTLLWLANQRAVEYHPTLGLAENIYRPTHLVLDLDPPTETDFAAVVAVAHLVRQALADSGLAGAVKTSGAKGIHVFVPVDDSAPVEDVAAATRALAARAEALDPALATTAFILEDRHGKVFVDSTRAGGATVAAAYSPRLRPGTPVSFPVDWSDLSSVTPADFTVHTAVEALGGRDPWADSMPAPQRLPDDLIEHGRTIPVARVAAMHEGKRRARARRTRGE is encoded by the coding sequence GTGAGCGCCGGGGAAAGCCGCGCCGGGGTCGATCTGACCAACCTCGACCAGCCGCTGAGCCCGGACGCCGGGGCGACCAAACGCGACCTGGTCGACTATCTCGACGCCGTCGCCGACCGGATCCTGCCCGGTCTCGCCGGGCGCCCGCTGACCGTGCTGCGGGTGCTGCGCGGGCAGCAGCCGTTCATGCAGAAGAACGCCCCGAAGTACACCCCGGACTGGGTGAAGACGGTGGCGATCTGGGCGGAGAGCTCACACCGCGAGGTGCGGTACCCGCTCTGCGACGACCGGCGCACGCTGCTGTGGCTGGCGAATCAGCGGGCCGTCGAATACCACCCGACGCTGGGGCTCGCCGAGAACATCTACCGGCCGACCCACCTGGTCCTCGACCTCGACCCGCCCACCGAGACCGATTTCGCCGCGGTGGTCGCGGTCGCCCATCTGGTCCGGCAGGCACTGGCCGACAGCGGGCTGGCGGGCGCGGTCAAGACCAGCGGGGCGAAGGGCATCCACGTCTTCGTTCCGGTCGACGACAGCGCACCGGTCGAGGACGTCGCCGCTGCGACGAGGGCACTCGCAGCGCGCGCCGAGGCTCTCGATCCCGCGCTGGCCACCACGGCGTTCATCCTCGAGGACCGGCACGGCAAGGTGTTCGTGGACTCCACCCGCGCCGGCGGCGCCACCGTCGCCGCGGCGTACAGCCCGCGGCTGCGTCCGGGCACCCCGGTGTCCTTCCCCGTCGACTGGTCCGATCTGTCGTCGGTCACCCCCGCCGATTTCACCGTGCACACCGCCGTCGAGGCCCTCGGCGGGCGCGACCCGTGGGCGGACTCGATGCCGGCTCCGCAGCGGCTGCCGGACGATCTGATCGAACACGGCCGCACCATCCCGGTCGCCCGGGTGGCCGCGATGCACGAGGGCAAGCGCCGCGCCAGGGCACGCCGCACCCGCGGTGAGTGA
- a CDS encoding TVP38/TMEM64 family protein, with product MTAPDGAPVISRRRHIVRLAVFAVLVFALFYLVAVERVIDVDAVRGAVAATGPAAPLAYVVVSAALGALFVPGPLLAGGSGLLFGPVLGTFVTLGATVGTAVVASLVGRRAGRDSARALLGAERADLLDAQIQRRGLWAVVGQRFIPGISDALASYAFGAFGVPLWQMAVGAFIGSVPRAFVYTALGASIGDLSSPLAYTAIGIWCVTAVVGAFAAHRGYRRWRGHKRAPD from the coding sequence ATGACCGCACCCGACGGTGCGCCGGTGATCTCCCGGCGGCGCCACATCGTTCGGCTCGCCGTGTTCGCGGTGCTCGTGTTCGCCCTGTTCTATCTGGTGGCCGTCGAGCGGGTGATCGACGTCGACGCGGTCCGAGGCGCCGTCGCCGCGACCGGACCCGCCGCGCCGCTGGCCTATGTCGTGGTCTCGGCGGCGCTCGGCGCGCTGTTCGTGCCTGGGCCGCTGCTGGCCGGCGGCAGCGGTCTGCTGTTCGGTCCGGTGCTGGGCACGTTCGTCACGCTGGGTGCGACGGTCGGCACCGCGGTCGTCGCGAGCCTGGTGGGCAGGCGGGCCGGACGCGACAGCGCCCGAGCGCTGCTGGGCGCCGAACGCGCCGACCTCCTGGACGCGCAGATTCAGCGGCGCGGTCTCTGGGCGGTGGTGGGCCAGCGGTTCATCCCCGGCATCTCCGACGCGCTGGCGTCGTATGCCTTCGGCGCGTTCGGGGTTCCGCTGTGGCAGATGGCCGTCGGCGCGTTCATCGGATCGGTGCCCCGCGCGTTCGTCTACACCGCGCTGGGAGCGTCGATCGGTGACCTGTCGTCACCGCTGGCCTACACCGCGATCGGAATCTGGTGTGTGACGGCGGTGGTGGGCGCCTTTGCCGCGCACCGGGGCTACCGCCGGTGGCGCGGCCACAAGCGGGCGCCAGACTGA
- a CDS encoding DUF3159 domain-containing protein: MPDPAPPIQTLFARAGGISGLVSTALPVATFAPTSAVFGLVPAIVAALAAAAVILGWRLLRGESLRPALLGFAAVALCAGVAWITGRSKDFYLPGIWMYLGLAVVFTLSVVVRRPAVGVMWAWFTGRDGSWRRNRRVLLVFDAATLMMALVSWTRFFVQFYLYDTDREGLLAIARLAMGWPVFLVTTTLIYFAIRAAGRAMTVSGT, translated from the coding sequence GTGCCGGATCCCGCACCGCCGATCCAGACCCTGTTCGCCCGGGCGGGTGGGATCAGCGGGCTCGTCTCCACCGCGCTGCCGGTGGCCACCTTCGCACCCACGTCGGCGGTCTTCGGACTGGTACCCGCGATCGTCGCGGCGCTCGCCGCCGCGGCCGTGATCCTCGGATGGCGGCTGCTGCGTGGGGAATCTCTTCGTCCCGCCCTGCTCGGCTTCGCCGCGGTGGCGCTGTGCGCGGGCGTCGCCTGGATCACCGGGCGCAGCAAGGACTTCTACCTGCCCGGTATCTGGATGTATCTCGGGTTGGCCGTCGTCTTCACGCTGTCGGTGGTGGTGCGCAGGCCCGCCGTCGGCGTGATGTGGGCCTGGTTCACCGGGCGGGACGGTTCGTGGCGACGGAACCGGCGGGTGCTGCTCGTCTTCGACGCCGCGACCCTGATGATGGCCCTGGTGTCGTGGACGCGCTTCTTCGTGCAGTTCTACCTGTACGACACCGACCGGGAGGGGTTGCTGGCGATCGCACGGCTGGCGATGGGCTGGCCGGTGTTCCTGGTGACGACCACGCTGATCTATTTCGCGATCCGCGCCGCCGGCCGGGCCATGACTGTCTCGGGGACCTAA